The sequence TGGGATTAAAAAATACAATCAAGGGTTTTATTAAAGAGAGAATGCCCTTTGTGGTCAGGTGTGTTCGTAGTTTTAGGGGGGCCAAAACGCAATTCAAGGAAATGATTAAGGGAATGTTAAAGGCAATGTTAGAGGCTAAAAAACTTCATTCTCTTCAAAAAGCTTTATTCAACCATGATCATCAAGAAAGCGTGTTTTTGACTATCGCCTCTTTAAATAATGAAAGTTTCATTGAGCGTAACAAGGATATTTATAAAAATAGTTCTCTTAATTATAATTATGGGGGGGGGGATTTAGTCGATAGGGTTATCCATCCCACTTTAACTTTACCCCATCCCACGCATTCAGGCTATTTTGATTACGATCAAAAAAGCCAAAACCCTAAAAGCCCTTTAAACCCATGGGCTTTTATTAGAGTCAAAAATGAAATCCCCACCTTAGAAGAGAGTTTGTTTTCCATGCTTCCTGCCATTCAAAGGGGGGTCATTGGTTTCAATGATTGCGACGATGGCTCTAAAGAAGTGATTTTAGAGTTTTGTAAAAAATTCCCTTCGTTCATCCCTATTAGCTATCCTTATGAGGTCATTCTAAAAAATTGCCCGAGTTTGTGGCACCAATTGTATCATTACTCTAATTATGTGCTTTCTTTTATCCCTAAAAATGAGTGGGTTATTAAAATTGATGCCGATCACATCTATGACGCTAAGAAGCTTTATGAAAGTTTTTATATCCCCAAAAACACCAAAGAGATTGTGATGTATTCGCGCATCAATTTTGTGGTGCAGGATTTTGAAGTGTTTGTGCGTAACGATGGGGTTTTTGGGTTTTTAGACGCGCATGGAGATCAATGGTTATTGTATAACGATTGTGGGTCTTTTGAGATTTGGCAAGACAATGATGAGAGTTATGAAGTCCTAAAGCCTAAAGACAAACACCATGTGAAAGATAAAGAAATGGTGCAATGGCATTTCCCTTTAGCTAAAAAGGAGCGAAACGCTATCGTTTGTGATAATTTGATCCCTTTAGAAGAATTTAAAAAACGCCGTGCTGATTTGATAGGCACAAGGATTGAAGAAAGCATGTTAGATGAAAAGAGAATTTTAGAGATGTATCAAAAATTCCGTTTGCCTTAAATTTGTTTTGACGCTCAATAACCAACTTTTATTGGGTTTATTGGACTAAACCTAACACGCCGTTTATTTTCTCACAAACTGCTTGTATAAAAATTCCTTTCTCCCTATAGCGATAATATGCCTGCGCATTTTGTCATGCAAATCGCCTAAGAAAAAGGGGGCTTTTAAGGCGAGTTTAGGAATGTCTAGGGCATACACTTGGATAAGGTAATGATGATCACCATTAGGGGGCATGGGGCCGATATAAACGCTATTGTTGAGGTTGGAGCGTTGTTTTTCGCTTTCATTAAGCGGAGAACGGATAAAGCCTTGAGTGAGCGAATTGACCCCTTGAATAATCCTTTTATCCATCATGGAAGCGTTTTCTTCTAAAACATTGTGAGGAATATTGCCCACAACCCAATGGACAAACGACATGCCACACACTTTTTGAGCGTCATGATCGATGAGTTCTAACGCATAGCTTTGAGCGCCTTCTATTTTTTGCCATGAGATTTTAGGCGAATAAGTGGGTAAGCCGTTTGGATTGAGAAACCCTTTAGGGGCGTTACCGCCAAATTTAGCGTCTAAATACCCTTGCGAATCGGTTTGAATCACCACTTCAAAAGTTTTCATTCTAAGCCCTTTTTTTGAAATTATTTTGAATGTTCTTATTGTAGCATATCGTGGGTTTTAAAATGCATGCGAATTTGGAGCGGTGGGCATGAGAATAATTATTTTTAATGGTTAAACAACGATTTATTTTGGACTATTACCATTTAGGGCATGAAAAATAGAATAGATACTTTAATGGATAAAATAGACGCGTTGTTAGAACGGCAAGAGAGAATGGTTGCGCTATTAGAAACCTATCTAAACCCCACGCCCCAAGTTTCAAGCCAGCTTTTTAAAAGCGTTAGTCAAGAGGTGGAGTTAGCCTCAGAAATCGCACAAGAAGATGAAGAAAAACGCCTTTGCGTGTTGGAGTATTTAAGCCATGTGGATATTACTAAAAACAAGCAAGACCCCCAACTCAAAAAAGATTGTTTGGAATTTATCCAAAAATTCAATATCCCAAAGCCCATTATCATCACCGCTCTTTATAACCTTAAAGGCATTAAGCCCACGAAAAAAGAAGTCTCTAAACAATTGCAAAAACTCTATGTGTGGGAGAAGCGTTATTTAAAAGGGGGGATAGAGGCTTTAAAAGACAGGCGTGGGAGGCCTTTTAAAAGATCTTAAGCGGTTTTGTTGGCGCACGCTAACGATCCAAATAATCTCTTGTGATCAACAAGATGGTTGGTTTTTAGTAAGCAGGGTTTGGCTTTCTCAAAATGTTTTTAAAATTCATCTTATTTTTAAGTTAAAATTAAGAAAATATCTTGTATATCACTAACCGACTTGGATAAGAAATCTATGCAAAATTTTTAAGGAGAACGCTCATTTGTTACAACGAATTTATTTAGACAATAACGCTACAACGAAAATTGACCCTAAAGTTAGAGCAATCATGGATCCCTTTTTAAGGGATCACTATGGGAATCCTAGCTCTTTGCACCAATTTGGCACAGAAACCCACCCAGCCATTGCTGAAGCTTTAGACAAGCTTTATAGGGGCATTAACGCTAGAGATATAGACGATGTGATCATCACTTCTTGTGCAACGGAGAGCAATAATTGGGTTTTAAAGGGTGTGTATTTTGATGAATGCTTGAAAAAAGGCAAGAATCATATTGTTACCACGGTTGCAGAACATCCGGCGGTGCGATCCACTTGTAATTTTTTAGAAAGCTTGGGAGTAAAGGTAACTTACTTACCTATCAATGAGCATGGGAGTATCACCGCAGAGCAAGTCAAAGAAGCGATCACAGACAAAACCGCTTTAGTGAGCGTGATGTGGGCGAATAATGAAACCGGTCTCATTTTCCCTATTGAAGAAATTGGGGTTATTTGTAAAGAAAAGGGCGTGTTATTCCATACCGATGCGGTGCAAGCGATTGGTAAAATCCCTGTAGATGTGATAAAAGCGAATGCGGATTTCCTTTCTTTTAGCGCACATAAGTTTCATGGGCCTAAAGGCGTTGGGGGGTTATATATTAGAAGTGGGGTGGAATTGACCCCTCTTTTTCATGGTGGGGAGCATATGAATGGCAGGCGCAGTGGGACTTTGAATGTGCCTTATATTGTGGGCATGGGCGAAGCGATGAGATTAGCCGTAGAGCATTTAGACTATGAAAAAGAAGTGGTAGGGAAATTGCGCGACAAATTAGAAGGAGCGCTTTTGAAAATCCCTGATGTGATGGTGGTAGGCGATCGAGTCCATCGTGTGCCTAACACGACTTTAATCAGCGTGAGAGGGATTGAAGGGGAGGCTATGTTATGGGATTTAAACCGCGCTAATATCGCCGCTTCCACAGGGAGCGCGTGCGCGAGTGAGGATTTGGAGGCTAATCCTGTAATGGTGGCGATTGGGGCGAGTAAGGAGTTAGCTCATACCGCTATCAGGCTTTCATTGAGCCGTTTTAACACGGAAGCTGAAATTGACAAAACGATTGAAGTTTTCTCTCAAGCGGCTACAAGATTGAGAAATATTTCAAGCTCTTATTAAAATACCAATAAAGGAATCAAAATGGCAAAACATGATTTAGTGGGATCAGTCCTTTGGGATGCGTATTCTAAAGAAGTTCAAAGACGCATGGATAACCCTACGCATTTAGGGGTCATCACAGAAGAGCAGGCTAAAGCCAAAAACGCTAAGCTTATTGTGGCTGATTATGGTGCAGAGGCATGCGGAGATGCAGTGAGGTTGTATTGGCTTGTAGATGAAAGCACGGATACGATTATTGATGCGAAATTTAAAAGCTTTGGTTGTGGGACTGCGATCGCAAGCTCGGATATGATGATAGAATTGTGCTTGAATAAAAGAGTCCAAGATGCGGTAAAAATCACGAACTTAGATGTGGAAAGAGGCTTAAGAGACGATCCGGACACGCCGGCTGTCCCTGGGCAAAAAATGCACTGCTCGGTGATGGCGTATGATGTGATCAAAAAAGCTGCCGGCATGTATTTGGGGAAAAACGCTGAAGATTTTGAAGAAGAAATCATCGTGTGCGAGTGCGCTAGGGTGAGTTTAGGCACGATTAAAGAAGTGATCAAGCTCAATGACTTAAAAAGCGTTGAAGAAATCACTAACTACACCAAAGCCGGTGCTTTTTGTAAAAGCTGTGTGAAACCAGGAGGGCATGAGAAAAGAGATTACTACTTGGTGGATATTCTTAAAGAAGTGCGCGAAGAAATGGAAGCTGAAAAACTTAAAGCCGCAGCGAATAAATCTCAAAGTGGGGAGTTGGTTTTCAGAGAAATGACAATGGTTCAAAAGATTAAGGCCGTGGATAAAGTCATTGATGAAAATATCCGCCCTATGCTTGTGATGGACGGAGGGGATTTAGAGATTTTAGACATTAAAGAAAGCGATGATTACATTGATGTGTATATCCGCTACATGGGGGCATGCGATGGGTGCATGAGCGCGACTACCGGAACTTTATTTGCCATTGAAAACGCCCTGCAAGAATTGCTGGACCGCAATATCAGGGTGTTACCGATTTAAACGGCAATCGCTATGGCTAAAAAAACTTCTTTATTTGAGTGTCAGCATTGCGGTTTTACTAGCCCTAAATGGCTGGGTAAGTGCGTTCAATGCAACTCATGGGAGAGCTTTATTGAATTAAACCAAACCCAAAAAGAAGTTTTAAACACGCTTAAAAACCCCCTTTCAAAAATACAAAAAAGCGTTTCTATTGTGGAAATTGAGCATGAAGAAGTGGTGAAATTTTCTTCCACTCAAAGCGAATTAGACATTGTTTTAGGTGGGGGGATTGCTAAAGGGGGGCTGTATTTAGTAGGGGGGAGTCCTGGGGTGGGGAAATCCACTTTGCTTTTAAAAGTGGCTTCTGGGTTAGCCAAAAACCAGCAAAAGGTTTTGTATGTGAGCGGTGAAGAGAGCTTGAGCCAGATTAAAATGCGAGCCACACGATTAGATTGCATAGAAAAAGAATTGTATTTGCTTAATGAAATCAATTGGCCTGTGATTAAATCCAATATTGAAAGCGAGGATTATTTTGCTTGCGTGATTGATTCTATTCAAACGCTTTATTCGCCAGAGATTTCTTCAGCACCCGGTTCTATTTCGCAAGTGCGAGAAATCACTTTTGAGCTCATGCGTTTGGCAAAGACAAGAGACATCGCTATTTTTATCATCGGTCATATCACTAAAGAAGGGAGTATTGCAGGCCCTAGAGTGTTAGAGCATATGGTAGATAGCGTGCTGTATTTTGAAGGCGATCCGAGTAGGGAATTAAGGATTTTAAGGAGTTTTAAAAACCGCTTTGGCCCTACGAGTGAGATTGGGTTGTTTGAAATGAAAGAGCAGGGTTTGGTGAGCGCTAAAGAGGCTTCAAGCTTGTTTTTTTCTAAAGAAGAGCCTATGGAGGGAAGTGCGATTACCATTACTTTAGAAGGTTCAAGGGCGTTGATTTTAGAAATTCAGGCGTTAGTGAGCGAGTGCAGTTTTGGAGTGCCCAAACGATTGGCGAATGGGTTTGACACTAACCGCCTTAACATGCTCATCGCTTTGTTAGAAAAAAAGCTAGAAATCCCTTTAAATCGCCATGATGTGTTTATTAATGTGAGTGGGGGCATTAAAATCAGCGAGCCGGCTTGCGATTTAGCCGTCATTGCCAGCATCCTTTCAAGCTTTAAAAACAGAAAAATTGACAATAAAACCGCCTTTTTGGGTGAAGTGAGTTTGAATGGTAGGATTTTAGAAGCCCCTAATTTGAACGCCAGATTGAAAGAAATGGAAAATTATGGGTTTTTAAAAGCCATTTTGCCTAAAAAACCCAGTCAAAAAACTTCTATCAAGTGCTATGAAGCCAATGTGGTGGGTAAGATTGTTGAGTGGATGTAGGTTTAAAGCTCTATTTTTAGCATTTTTTACAATCTAATATCAAAGAGCTTGATTTTCATCAAGCGATAACCCCTTGAAAAAAGCAGTCTTGGATTAGGGGGATCTTAAGGGGGTTAAGGGGGGCATTATCGCAAAATGTCCCTCTATCCCCTTAAAAAATGAGTTTTTGCCATAAAACAAAATTTAGTTATAATAACAGCCATCATTAAAATCAAAATAAAGGTTATTTGGTGAAAATGTTGCATTATTTAAAAATTTTTTATCTTTTTTTACTAATGGGAGCGATTATGCAAGCGAATGAAAACATGGGATCTAAACTCCCTAAAACCGATGGAAAAGTGATTTATTTGGCTGGGGGGTGCTTTTGGGGGCTAGAGGCGTATATGGAGAGGATTTATGGCGTTATAGACGCAAGCTCTGGTTACGCTAACGGCAAGACTCAAAGCACGAATTATCAAAAGTTGCATGAAAGTGATCATGCTGAGAGCGTGAAAGTGGTTTATGATCCTAAAAAAATCAGTTTGGACAAATTGCTACGCTATTATTTTAAAGTGGTTGATCCGGTGAGCGTGAATAAGCAGGGTAATGATGTGGGCAGGCAGTATCGCACAGGGATTTATTATGTGGATAATGCGGATAAAAAGGTGATAGACAACGCCTTAAAAGAATTGCAAAAAAGCGTGAAAGGTAAGATCGCCATTGAGGTAGAGCCTTTAAAAAATTATGTGAGGGCTGAAGAATACCACCAAGACTATTTGAAAAAAAATCCTAACGGCTATTGCCATATTGATTTGAAAAAGGCGGATGAAGTGATTGTGGATAGCGATAAATACACCAAACCAAGCGATGAAGTTTTAAAGAAAAAGCTCACCCAACTCCAGTATGAAGTGACTCAAAACAAACGCACTGAGAAACCCTTTGAAAACGAGTATTACAACAAAGAAGAAGAGGGCATTTATGTGGATATTACCACAGGCGAGCCGTTATTTTCTTCAGCGGATAAATACGACTCTGGTTGCGGTTGGCCAAGCTTTTCTAAACCTATCAGTAAGGATGTGGTGAAATACGAAGACGACGAGAGTCTTAATATGAGGCGCACTGAAGTGTTGAGCCGTATTGGTAAGGCGCATTTAGGGCATGTGTTTAATGATGGGCCTAAAGAGTTGGGGGGTTTAAGGTATTGTATCAATAGCGCATCTTTAAGATTTATCCCTTTAAAAGACATGGAAAAAGAGGGCTATGGCGAGTTTATCCCCTACATTAAAAAGGGTGAATTGAAAAAATACATCCACGATAAAAAAACGCATTAAGAAGCAACGCTTAACCCCTCTAATTTTGGGGTAGTTAAGCGTTTGGATTGTCTCAAAAACGCTAAAAACTGCCTTAACTATTCATTTTTTTACTCTTAATTTAAAAACTCTCTCTTTTTAAGTTTTATGGTTTTTATTTGTTCTTTAAAGAAAAAATGCTTAAAACTTTTTAATTTTCTTAAAAATAGGGTTTTTTAACTTCAATTTTTATAGTAAAACTCATTCTCTTAAGAGGTTAGGGGGTATTTTGCGATAATACCCCCTTTTAACCCCCTTAATATCCCCCTAACCCAAGAAGACCGCTTTTTTCAAGGGGTTATCGCTTGATGAAAATCAAGCTCTTTGATCATTTTAAAAATGCTAAAAGCATTTTTAAGATCAACACTCAACGAGAGAGGAGTCTTACTTTTTTTTGATAAAGTAATAATTTAAAATTTAGGGAGTTTTTTATGGAAGAATCAACAGCGTTTATTTTGGCTCTTGTAGGGCTATTTACCGGCATTACCGCTGGGTTTTTTGGTATTGGTGGGGGGGAGATTGTCGTCCCTAGTGCGATTTTTGCTCATTTTAGTTATAGCCATGCGGTGGGGATTTCGCTCATGCAAATGCTTTTTTCTTCGGTGGTGGGCTCTGTTATCAATTACAAAAAGGGCTTATTGGATTTGAAAGAAGGCTTGTTTGCTGCACTTGGAGGGCTAATGGGGGCGGTTTTAGGGAGTTTTATCTTAAAAATCATTGACGATAAGATTTTAATGAGCGTGTTTGTGGTGGTGGTGTGTTATACCTTTATCAAATACGCTTTTTCTAGCAATAAACAGCCCAAGCATTTTGAGGAAATGCATTTTGCTTTGCATGCGAATGATAAAACGCCAGAAAAAAAACACACGCTCCCCTTTGTGTCTATGGACAAAACGCATGGGATTTTGATGCTCGCCGGTTTTATTACCGGCATTTTTTCTATCCCACTAGGCATGGGTGGGGGGATTTTAATGGTGCCGTTTTTGGGCTATTTTTTGAAATACGATTCTAAAAAAATCGTGCCTTTAGGGCTATTTTTTGTGGTGTTCGCTTCTTTATCTGGGGTCATTTCTCTTTATAATGGTAGGGTTCTTGATGATATAAGCGTTCAAGCTGGGGTGATCACCGGTATTGGCGCGTTTTTAGGCGTAGGCATTGGGATCAAACTCATTGCTTTAGCTAATGAAAAGGTGCATAAAGTCTTATTGCTCCTCATTTATGCTTTAAGCATTTTAGCGACTTTACACAAGCTGATTATGGGATAAAATTATAAAACGCTTTTAGTGTTTTTGCAAGCCAAACCCCCAAAAAAAGAGGGGTTAAAAAGAGGGTTTTTAGTAAGCAAACACATAGTTTAAGAAAATGCTATACATCCTTCAGTAGTCTAGTTTCGCACCCATGAAAGAATAGTAGCTCGTGTTGAGTGTGGGGACTTTCACGCCTAGTTCAATGCCATGCTGTGTGCTATGATCACCATCTTTTTTCTTGGCTCTGGCAAGGTTCATCCTAATGCCTGCATCAAATAAAAATTGGAAATTGGAGGCGCTGACTTTAGCGTTATAAATGCCATTCATCATGC comes from Helicobacter acinonychis and encodes:
- a CDS encoding sulfite exporter TauE/SafE family protein; this encodes MEESTAFILALVGLFTGITAGFFGIGGGEIVVPSAIFAHFSYSHAVGISLMQMLFSSVVGSVINYKKGLLDLKEGLFAALGGLMGAVLGSFILKIIDDKILMSVFVVVVCYTFIKYAFSSNKQPKHFEEMHFALHANDKTPEKKHTLPFVSMDKTHGILMLAGFITGIFSIPLGMGGGILMVPFLGYFLKYDSKKIVPLGLFFVVFASLSGVISLYNGRVLDDISVQAGVITGIGAFLGVGIGIKLIALANEKVHKVLLLLIYALSILATLHKLIMG
- the msrB gene encoding peptide-methionine (R)-S-oxide reductase MsrB, translating into MKMLHYLKIFYLFLLMGAIMQANENMGSKLPKTDGKVIYLAGGCFWGLEAYMERIYGVIDASSGYANGKTQSTNYQKLHESDHAESVKVVYDPKKISLDKLLRYYFKVVDPVSVNKQGNDVGRQYRTGIYYVDNADKKVIDNALKELQKSVKGKIAIEVEPLKNYVRAEEYHQDYLKKNPNGYCHIDLKKADEVIVDSDKYTKPSDEVLKKKLTQLQYEVTQNKRTEKPFENEYYNKEEEGIYVDITTGEPLFSSADKYDSGCGWPSFSKPISKDVVKYEDDESLNMRRTEVLSRIGKAHLGHVFNDGPKELGGLRYCINSASLRFIPLKDMEKEGYGEFIPYIKKGELKKYIHDKKTH
- a CDS encoding beta-1,4-N-acetylgalactosaminyltransferase, which codes for MGLKNTIKGFIKERMPFVVRCVRSFRGAKTQFKEMIKGMLKAMLEAKKLHSLQKALFNHDHQESVFLTIASLNNESFIERNKDIYKNSSLNYNYGGGDLVDRVIHPTLTLPHPTHSGYFDYDQKSQNPKSPLNPWAFIRVKNEIPTLEESLFSMLPAIQRGVIGFNDCDDGSKEVILEFCKKFPSFIPISYPYEVILKNCPSLWHQLYHYSNYVLSFIPKNEWVIKIDADHIYDAKKLYESFYIPKNTKEIVMYSRINFVVQDFEVFVRNDGVFGFLDAHGDQWLLYNDCGSFEIWQDNDESYEVLKPKDKHHVKDKEMVQWHFPLAKKERNAIVCDNLIPLEEFKKRRADLIGTRIEESMLDEKRILEMYQKFRLP
- a CDS encoding helix-turn-helix domain-containing protein, which gives rise to MKNRIDTLMDKIDALLERQERMVALLETYLNPTPQVSSQLFKSVSQEVELASEIAQEDEEKRLCVLEYLSHVDITKNKQDPQLKKDCLEFIQKFNIPKPIIITALYNLKGIKPTKKEVSKQLQKLYVWEKRYLKGGIEALKDRRGRPFKRS
- a CDS encoding NifS family cysteine desulfurase, whose amino-acid sequence is MLQRIYLDNNATTKIDPKVRAIMDPFLRDHYGNPSSLHQFGTETHPAIAEALDKLYRGINARDIDDVIITSCATESNNWVLKGVYFDECLKKGKNHIVTTVAEHPAVRSTCNFLESLGVKVTYLPINEHGSITAEQVKEAITDKTALVSVMWANNETGLIFPIEEIGVICKEKGVLFHTDAVQAIGKIPVDVIKANADFLSFSAHKFHGPKGVGGLYIRSGVELTPLFHGGEHMNGRRSGTLNVPYIVGMGEAMRLAVEHLDYEKEVVGKLRDKLEGALLKIPDVMVVGDRVHRVPNTTLISVRGIEGEAMLWDLNRANIAASTGSACASEDLEANPVMVAIGASKELAHTAIRLSLSRFNTEAEIDKTIEVFSQAATRLRNISSSY
- a CDS encoding iron-sulfur cluster assembly scaffold protein; its protein translation is MAKHDLVGSVLWDAYSKEVQRRMDNPTHLGVITEEQAKAKNAKLIVADYGAEACGDAVRLYWLVDESTDTIIDAKFKSFGCGTAIASSDMMIELCLNKRVQDAVKITNLDVERGLRDDPDTPAVPGQKMHCSVMAYDVIKKAAGMYLGKNAEDFEEEIIVCECARVSLGTIKEVIKLNDLKSVEEITNYTKAGAFCKSCVKPGGHEKRDYYLVDILKEVREEMEAEKLKAAANKSQSGELVFREMTMVQKIKAVDKVIDENIRPMLVMDGGDLEILDIKESDDYIDVYIRYMGACDGCMSATTGTLFAIENALQELLDRNIRVLPI
- the radA gene encoding DNA repair protein RadA, with translation MAKKTSLFECQHCGFTSPKWLGKCVQCNSWESFIELNQTQKEVLNTLKNPLSKIQKSVSIVEIEHEEVVKFSSTQSELDIVLGGGIAKGGLYLVGGSPGVGKSTLLLKVASGLAKNQQKVLYVSGEESLSQIKMRATRLDCIEKELYLLNEINWPVIKSNIESEDYFACVIDSIQTLYSPEISSAPGSISQVREITFELMRLAKTRDIAIFIIGHITKEGSIAGPRVLEHMVDSVLYFEGDPSRELRILRSFKNRFGPTSEIGLFEMKEQGLVSAKEASSLFFSKEEPMEGSAITITLEGSRALILEIQALVSECSFGVPKRLANGFDTNRLNMLIALLEKKLEIPLNRHDVFINVSGGIKISEPACDLAVIASILSSFKNRKIDNKTAFLGEVSLNGRILEAPNLNARLKEMENYGFLKAILPKKPSQKTSIKCYEANVVGKIVEWM
- a CDS encoding YbhB/YbcL family Raf kinase inhibitor-like protein; amino-acid sequence: MKTFEVVIQTDSQGYLDAKFGGNAPKGFLNPNGLPTYSPKISWQKIEGAQSYALELIDHDAQKVCGMSFVHWVVGNIPHNVLEENASMMDKRIIQGVNSLTQGFIRSPLNESEKQRSNLNNSVYIGPMPPNGDHHYLIQVYALDIPKLALKAPFFLGDLHDKMRRHIIAIGRKEFLYKQFVRK